One genomic region from Verrucomicrobiota bacterium encodes:
- a CDS encoding methyltransferase produces the protein MSTAILQAGPFRPHRVKDTALRECLRHVGFTEEAVGQVLEDRTDRNIDVPCALRRTAEPLPLHVLIRTFILGLPMSEDAVRAAVAPVSLEWLQEVRLIRRVGGAVRAVARLLPWHDLILLGDFLPPYGRALRPDFVMSGTSSSSLSLTRLTVRRRVGTALDLGTGAGTHALLAASHADRVIATDTNLRALNFAWMNACLNGIGNVSFKQGSFFEPVADERFDLIVSNPPFVISPRSHLMFQNPGLGGDAVSELVVRQAPAHLNEGGCAVSLISWTHESAEDWEARPCRWAEGNGCDFWLLHGTSEGPLEYAAHALRQTEAIRNARYAAQLAAWVDYYGQQNIGHLALGAAILRKRRASRHWVRCEDLSGVTLSTEAGEQIQRIFAAEDFLAGSTGEDELLDCPVVLHPDHVLEQQLVAGQEGWVCQSLMVKAAHGLERRMTIDGRVLQLLSHCDGKRTVGELIAHVAAEAAVDFATAKASGLRLVCRLLRAGLLTVRPPQDSTSTLGSASRDGRDDHVVPGAGHGSGSVSLRRP, from the coding sequence GTGAGCACAGCGATTCTCCAGGCGGGTCCATTCCGGCCGCACAGGGTGAAGGATACAGCGTTACGCGAGTGTTTGCGCCACGTAGGTTTCACCGAGGAAGCGGTGGGGCAGGTGTTGGAGGACAGAACGGACCGCAACATTGACGTGCCCTGCGCTCTCCGGCGCACGGCCGAGCCTTTGCCGCTTCACGTGCTGATTCGCACCTTCATTTTAGGCTTGCCGATGAGCGAAGACGCCGTGCGCGCCGCGGTGGCGCCGGTGAGCCTCGAGTGGCTTCAGGAGGTGCGTCTGATCAGACGGGTGGGTGGCGCCGTGCGAGCGGTGGCGCGTTTGCTGCCCTGGCACGACTTGATTTTACTGGGCGATTTCCTTCCACCATACGGCCGGGCGCTGCGGCCGGATTTTGTGATGAGCGGCACCAGCAGTTCCTCCCTTTCGTTAACACGGTTAACGGTGCGCCGGCGTGTGGGCACGGCGCTCGACCTGGGCACGGGCGCGGGCACTCACGCGCTCCTGGCCGCATCCCATGCGGACCGGGTCATCGCCACCGACACCAACCTCAGGGCGCTTAATTTTGCGTGGATGAACGCGTGCCTCAACGGGATCGGCAACGTGTCTTTCAAACAGGGGAGCTTTTTTGAACCGGTCGCCGACGAACGGTTTGACCTGATCGTGTCCAATCCGCCGTTCGTGATTTCGCCCCGATCGCACCTCATGTTTCAGAATCCCGGGCTGGGCGGCGACGCGGTATCGGAGTTGGTCGTGCGGCAAGCGCCGGCACACCTCAACGAGGGCGGTTGCGCGGTCAGCCTGATCAGTTGGACGCACGAGAGCGCCGAGGACTGGGAGGCGCGTCCGTGTCGCTGGGCGGAGGGCAACGGCTGTGATTTCTGGCTTTTGCACGGGACGAGCGAAGGCCCGCTTGAGTACGCGGCGCACGCGTTGCGCCAGACGGAAGCCATCCGGAACGCGCGCTACGCCGCACAGCTTGCGGCGTGGGTCGATTATTACGGCCAACAGAACATCGGCCACCTTGCGCTCGGCGCCGCGATTCTGCGCAAACGCCGGGCGAGCCGGCACTGGGTCCGTTGTGAGGATTTGTCGGGAGTAACCCTATCCACCGAGGCCGGCGAGCAAATTCAGCGGATATTTGCGGCAGAGGATTTTCTGGCCGGTTCAACCGGCGAAGACGAGTTGCTCGATTGCCCAGTGGTTTTGCATCCCGACCATGTACTCGAACAGCAACTTGTGGCCGGCCAAGAGGGCTGGGTTTGCCAGTCGCTGATGGTTAAGGCCGCGCATGGCTTGGAGAGGCGCATGACCATTGATGGGCGCGTACTGCAACTTTTGTCGCATTGCGATGGGAAGCGGACGGTTGGCGAGTTGATTGCGCACGTGGCGGCGGAAGCCGCGGTTGATTTCGCGACCGCGAAGGCCTCGGGTCTGCGCCTGGTGTGCCGGCTGCTTCGGGCCGGTTTGCTGACCGTCCGTCCCCCCCAGGACTCGACTTCAACGCTCGGCAGCGCCTCGCGAGACGGACGGGACGATCACGTCGTCCCAGGCGCGGGCCACGGCAGCGGTTCCGTGTCGTTGAGGCGCCCGTAG
- a CDS encoding DUF2917 domain-containing protein has translation MEVALHLISLGFLTIRRHLGRQPAPDARLDAMVTLHAGAAWSADGRPGMTLGCARGRIWVTQTGDGRDIVLGAGMAFISKHRGKLVVTALEPAVIACRDAKTPL, from the coding sequence ATGGAGGTGGCGTTGCACTTGATCAGCCTGGGATTTCTCACGATCCGCCGGCACTTGGGACGGCAACCGGCGCCGGATGCGAGACTGGATGCAATGGTAACACTACACGCCGGTGCCGCATGGTCGGCTGACGGCCGGCCAGGGATGACGCTGGGTTGTGCGAGGGGTAGGATATGGGTGACGCAGACCGGAGATGGCCGGGACATCGTTCTCGGCGCCGGAATGGCTTTTATCTCCAAACATCGTGGAAAGCTCGTGGTTACGGCGCTGGAGCCCGCGGTGATAGCGTGCCGGGACGCGAAGACGCCGTTGTAA
- a CDS encoding CHASE3 domain-containing protein, with product MKAGVRKGLMNAGFATLLVIWALNFWVERRVFARLQRAQKEVSHLEDIRTELLRLISTYTEAETGQRGYLLTGDDNYLGPYLAARARLSSLVTRVASMLGNDEGLQILLQAGQAKLEELQRTIDLRKAGQTEAALAIMRTDLGKSLMDEIRQADSRLQAELDMKAARILQGARHQKRQAERLTWLTQGLLGGSLLSFYLVVRWIWREREQMLAAEREAKQVTERALATERAAHSEAARANRLKDEFLGIVSHELRTPLSAILNWATLLRDGVEKERELQEGLETIARNAQAQARLVDDLLDVGRIASGKIRLQIEAVDLREVVEAVAESLRPAVQAKGIRVKTLWGTGPLKVLGDADRLRQVVWNLASNAMKFTPRGGTIRLRLAPVDSWVELGIEDTGQGIKQEFLPRIFERFSQQDGSSTRQNSGLGLGLAITRHLVELHGGTIKAESPGENQGATFRVRFPMAAGREQEHQFAEDRIEVQRGAEAKDERTVEAIRLPGTRVLAIDDQVDACEAYARLLGRAGAEVRTAQSVAAALDILSHWTPHVILCDIGMPGQDGYSFIQTLRGRRADGSRDIPALALTAFTRPEDRRQALAAGFNGYLTKPVNLHELTRKVAELARGTGV from the coding sequence ATGAAGGCAGGCGTCCGAAAGGGCTTGATGAACGCGGGCTTTGCAACCCTTTTGGTAATCTGGGCGCTGAACTTCTGGGTTGAGCGCCGGGTGTTCGCGCGCTTGCAGCGTGCCCAAAAAGAGGTCAGCCATTTAGAGGATATCCGCACGGAGCTCTTAAGGCTCATCAGTACTTACACCGAGGCCGAGACCGGTCAACGCGGCTACCTTCTCACGGGCGATGACAATTATTTGGGTCCATATCTGGCGGCGCGGGCCCGTCTGAGTTCGCTTGTGACCCGCGTCGCCTCGATGCTGGGTAACGACGAGGGCCTGCAAATCCTTTTGCAGGCCGGTCAGGCAAAACTGGAGGAACTGCAGCGCACCATCGACCTGCGGAAGGCGGGCCAGACCGAAGCGGCCTTGGCCATCATGCGCACAGACCTGGGCAAATCCCTCATGGACGAGATCCGCCAAGCTGACAGCCGCCTGCAAGCTGAGCTGGATATGAAGGCGGCGCGCATCCTGCAAGGAGCCCGGCACCAGAAACGGCAGGCAGAACGGCTCACCTGGCTGACGCAAGGGCTGCTGGGCGGTTCACTCTTGAGCTTCTATTTGGTCGTGCGTTGGATCTGGCGGGAACGCGAACAAATGCTGGCCGCCGAACGCGAAGCCAAGCAGGTTACCGAACGGGCGCTGGCCACGGAACGGGCCGCCCACAGCGAAGCGGCCCGCGCGAACCGGCTCAAGGACGAATTTCTGGGCATTGTGTCTCACGAACTTCGCACACCGTTGAGCGCGATCTTGAATTGGGCGACCCTGTTGCGCGACGGGGTCGAGAAAGAGCGTGAACTTCAGGAAGGCCTGGAGACGATCGCACGCAACGCTCAAGCGCAGGCACGCCTCGTTGACGACCTGCTGGACGTAGGGCGAATCGCCTCCGGCAAAATTCGCTTGCAAATCGAAGCGGTGGACTTGCGGGAAGTGGTCGAAGCGGTAGCGGAAAGCTTGCGACCCGCGGTGCAGGCCAAAGGCATCCGGGTGAAAACGCTTTGGGGGACAGGTCCCCTGAAGGTGCTGGGTGACGCCGACCGGCTCCGGCAGGTGGTATGGAACCTGGCCAGCAACGCGATGAAGTTCACGCCACGAGGCGGCACCATCCGGCTCCGGCTTGCCCCGGTAGATTCCTGGGTAGAGCTGGGCATCGAGGACACCGGCCAAGGAATAAAGCAGGAGTTTCTGCCCCGGATTTTCGAACGCTTCTCGCAGCAGGATGGCAGCAGCACGCGCCAGAACTCCGGCCTGGGCTTGGGCCTGGCCATCACACGGCACCTGGTCGAGTTGCACGGCGGCACGATCAAGGCTGAGAGCCCGGGCGAAAATCAGGGTGCAACTTTTCGAGTGCGGTTTCCCATGGCCGCCGGCAGGGAACAGGAACATCAGTTTGCGGAGGACCGGATAGAGGTTCAACGGGGGGCTGAAGCCAAGGACGAGCGGACCGTCGAGGCGATCAGACTGCCAGGCACACGGGTATTGGCCATCGATGACCAAGTCGATGCGTGTGAGGCCTACGCACGCCTGCTGGGCCGGGCAGGTGCCGAGGTGCGCACGGCCCAGAGCGTGGCGGCGGCGCTGGACATACTGTCACACTGGACGCCACACGTGATTCTTTGCGATATCGGGATGCCCGGCCAAGACGGTTACTCTTTTATCCAAACTCTTCGGGGACGTCGGGCCGACGGAAGCCGGGATATCCCGGCGTTGGCCTTAACGGCATTTACCAGACCGGAAGACCGGCGTCAGGCGCTGGCAGCGGGATTTAATGGGTACTTAACCAAGCCGGTGAACCTACACGAACTGACTCGCAAGGTGGCTGAACTGGCGCGGGGCACAGGAGTCTGA
- a CDS encoding ATP-sensitive inward rectifier potassium channel 10: protein MKKVFSPTPVRAGSVEYYKVNASDWDWRDIYHRLLSFSWPCFAALVLGCYLVINLFFAWLFWIGGSGAIANMEAGSFSDAFFFSTETLATVGYGHLYPMSLYGHVVATGEILVGMFGMAVITGLIFVRFARPAASLLFSQKLVISKFDGVPMLMLRVANQRNVPMVEARFRIMMIRTEATEEGEEIARFHELRLEVEGLIEFPAVLTIRHPIDEHSPLRGVTVRELERDHARFIASIVCTDPVVPAAVQSRQHYTWREVHFGERFVEIYAESHEHGGWLVDYGRLNDTEPLPWPAPGTT from the coding sequence GTGAAAAAAGTATTTTCCCCAACCCCAGTGCGCGCCGGCAGCGTCGAATATTATAAAGTCAACGCCAGCGACTGGGACTGGCGCGACATCTACCACCGGCTGCTCAGCTTCAGTTGGCCTTGCTTCGCAGCCCTCGTGCTGGGTTGCTATCTGGTCATCAATCTGTTCTTCGCCTGGTTGTTCTGGATTGGGGGCAGCGGCGCGATCGCCAACATGGAGGCAGGTTCGTTCTCCGATGCGTTCTTCTTCAGTACCGAGACCCTCGCCACGGTGGGTTACGGCCATCTATATCCCATGTCCCTGTATGGGCACGTTGTCGCCACGGGCGAGATTCTCGTCGGCATGTTCGGCATGGCCGTCATCACCGGGCTCATTTTCGTTCGGTTCGCTCGGCCGGCGGCGAGCCTGCTGTTCTCACAGAAGCTGGTCATTTCGAAGTTCGATGGCGTCCCCATGCTGATGCTGCGAGTGGCCAACCAGCGGAACGTGCCGATGGTCGAAGCCAGGTTTCGGATCATGATGATCCGCACCGAAGCAACCGAAGAAGGCGAGGAGATCGCCCGTTTCCATGAGCTGCGCCTGGAGGTGGAGGGTCTCATCGAGTTCCCGGCGGTCCTGACTATCCGGCATCCGATTGATGAGCACAGCCCGCTTCGCGGCGTGACGGTAAGGGAGTTGGAACGCGACCACGCACGGTTCATTGCGTCGATCGTGTGCACGGACCCGGTGGTGCCCGCGGCGGTACAGAGCCGGCAGCATTATACCTGGCGGGAGGTGCACTTTGGCGAGCGATTCGTGGAGATTTACGCGGAGTCTCACGAGCATGGCGGATGGCTGGTGGACTACGGGCGCCTCAACGACACGGAACCGCTGCCGTGGCCCGCGCCTGGGACGACGTGA
- a CDS encoding cupin domain-containing protein yields the protein MPSPDLSLAHLFSSPANAPVLLEQRGVKIRLLVSAEATDGAWSLLDYQAPAGAPGPHPHYHARTTETFYVVSGRLHFDIDGHQRTLGSGELVRVAPGIRHHFSIPKEVPAHFLILFCPGGLEGYFRELDAIVSNAPAYPLPDMTPVIDLGRRYDSFAG from the coding sequence ATGCCCAGCCCCGATCTCTCTCTCGCCCACCTGTTTTCTTCGCCTGCAAACGCGCCGGTCCTGCTGGAGCAACGCGGAGTCAAGATTCGGTTGCTGGTGTCTGCCGAGGCTACCGATGGCGCCTGGTCGTTGTTGGATTACCAAGCGCCCGCCGGTGCTCCCGGTCCGCATCCGCATTACCACGCCCGTACCACCGAAACGTTTTACGTGGTGTCAGGGCGGTTGCATTTTGATATCGATGGGCATCAGCGGACGCTCGGCAGCGGTGAACTCGTCCGGGTTGCACCGGGGATCAGGCATCACTTTTCCATCCCGAAGGAAGTCCCTGCCCACTTTCTGATCCTGTTCTGCCCCGGCGGACTCGAAGGGTATTTCCGTGAACTCGACGCGATCGTGAGCAACGCACCCGCCTACCCTTTACCGGACATGACGCCGGTGATCGACCTGGGGCGCCGGTACGACTCGTTCGCAGGGTGA
- a CDS encoding PLP-dependent aminotransferase family protein, which yields MNVHPNALRYARRAAHLKGSAVRDILKMTESPGIISFAAGLPAGDAFPVKELVAICQSVLTEDATATLQYGLTEGFYPLRQWVCSYLKETVQLPCEPERVLITTGSQQALDLVARVFIDPGDTVIVADPSYAGALQAFSAYEPRLIGVPSDEEGMCPTALRHAVANSPSRPKLIYLVTNFHNPTGLTTTLKRRGELARIAGESGVLIVEDDPYGRLRYSGRHLPALAALPEALHWIYLGTCSKVLAPGLRVAWLVASDGEVVGKLVTAKQAVDLHTPGLTQRLVAAYCSAQERLDGHVARLIKIYRERRDTMAAAIAHRFPHGSTWTLPEGGLFLWVEVPEPLNTTQLLPAALERQVAYVPGAGFWIGDARHHTLRLNFSNANCQLIEEGIARLGALLKEKLDGQRPANLNLRWG from the coding sequence ATGAACGTTCACCCAAACGCTCTAAGGTACGCCCGCCGCGCTGCGCACCTGAAAGGCAGCGCCGTTCGAGACATTCTCAAGATGACGGAGTCACCGGGAATCATTTCATTTGCGGCCGGTCTTCCTGCCGGGGATGCCTTTCCGGTCAAAGAACTGGTGGCTATCTGTCAATCGGTCCTGACGGAGGACGCGACGGCCACGTTGCAATACGGTCTCACGGAAGGTTTTTATCCGTTGAGGCAATGGGTCTGCAGTTACCTGAAAGAGACGGTGCAACTCCCATGTGAGCCGGAACGGGTCCTGATCACCACCGGTTCACAGCAGGCGTTAGACCTGGTTGCTCGTGTTTTTATCGATCCGGGCGACACGGTGATCGTTGCCGATCCCTCGTACGCGGGTGCCCTCCAGGCATTTTCCGCTTATGAACCCAGACTGATTGGCGTCCCCTCGGATGAGGAGGGCATGTGCCCGACGGCGCTGAGGCATGCGGTCGCGAACTCTCCCAGCCGGCCGAAACTTATTTACCTCGTCACTAACTTCCACAATCCGACCGGCTTGACCACCACGCTGAAACGGCGGGGCGAACTGGCAAGAATCGCGGGAGAGTCAGGCGTGCTGATCGTGGAGGATGACCCCTACGGGCGGCTTAGGTATTCCGGCCGGCATCTACCCGCCCTGGCCGCCTTGCCCGAAGCATTGCATTGGATTTACCTGGGCACGTGCAGCAAAGTCCTTGCTCCCGGACTCCGTGTCGCCTGGCTGGTTGCTTCTGACGGCGAAGTGGTCGGGAAGCTGGTCACCGCCAAACAGGCTGTCGATCTTCATACACCAGGTCTGACGCAAAGGCTGGTGGCCGCATACTGTAGCGCGCAGGAAAGGTTGGACGGCCACGTTGCGCGATTGATAAAGATATACCGCGAGCGCAGGGATACGATGGCGGCGGCGATCGCGCACCGGTTTCCGCACGGTTCTACCTGGACATTGCCCGAGGGCGGTTTGTTTCTCTGGGTGGAAGTGCCCGAGCCCTTGAACACGACCCAACTATTGCCCGCTGCATTAGAGCGGCAGGTGGCGTATGTGCCCGGCGCGGGCTTCTGGATCGGTGACGCCCGGCACCACACGCTGCGGCTTAACTTCTCTAACGCGAACTGCCAGTTAATCGAGGAGGGAATCGCCCGGCTCGGGGCACTCCTGAAAGAGAAACTCGACGGGCAACGACCAGCCAATCTCAATTTACGCTGGGGTTGA